In Maridesulfovibrio sp., a single genomic region encodes these proteins:
- a CDS encoding manganese efflux pump MntP family protein, with the protein MSFYEIIIISIALAMDAFTIAVACGLCMPEVSRRQSFRLSFHFGLFQAGMPLLGWAAGLTVKSLVETWAPWISFFLLAFVGGKMIKESFEKDDSCSNYKDPTKGMSLVFLSVATSLDALAVGLSFSIMNYPIAVPCLFIGITASALTALGLWLGKSFSRVSRYSHIAERIGGVVLVLIGLKLLLQ; encoded by the coding sequence ATGTCGTTTTATGAAATCATAATCATTTCAATAGCCCTTGCTATGGATGCATTCACCATCGCCGTGGCCTGCGGGCTGTGTATGCCGGAAGTGAGCAGACGGCAGAGCTTCCGGCTGTCCTTCCATTTCGGCCTTTTTCAGGCCGGAATGCCGCTGCTGGGATGGGCTGCAGGTCTCACAGTCAAATCTCTGGTTGAAACCTGGGCTCCATGGATTTCCTTCTTCCTGCTCGCCTTTGTCGGCGGAAAAATGATCAAGGAATCATTTGAAAAAGACGATTCCTGCAGTAATTACAAGGACCCGACCAAAGGGATGTCGCTCGTATTTCTTTCCGTGGCTACCAGTCTGGATGCTCTTGCGGTGGGACTTTCCTTTTCCATAATGAATTACCCCATCGCCGTCCCTTGTCTGTTCATCGGCATAACCGCATCCGCGCTTACCGCACTCGGCCTGTGGCTGGGCAAATCCTTTTCAAGGGTATCAAGATACAGCCACATTGCCGAACGCATAGGCGGAGTTGTACTTGTACTCATAGGCCTGAAACTGCTGCTGCAGTGA
- a CDS encoding VTT domain-containing protein, producing the protein MSAVQNDSRLGIKALLKGFAMLAVLALAVYLLRYAGISQALDTAWIDSHVRSRGMTGVLTYLALATFFSAVGFPRQVICFMGGYAYGFALGSILGTIGTGLGCACAFYYSRLVGRSFIKRKFGARISKVDEFLSRSPFNMALTIRFFPLGSNVATNVLAGVTSIPAAPFILGSTLGYLPQNVVFALFGSGVNVSSTAQMILAVALFIASSLLGFKIYRKYRTQAEAVVE; encoded by the coding sequence ATGAGTGCCGTACAAAACGATTCCAGACTAGGCATAAAGGCCCTGCTGAAAGGGTTCGCTATGCTCGCAGTACTGGCGTTGGCAGTCTACCTGTTGCGGTATGCCGGAATATCACAGGCACTCGACACGGCCTGGATAGACAGCCATGTTCGCTCCAGAGGCATGACCGGGGTGCTGACCTATCTGGCGCTGGCAACCTTTTTTTCCGCCGTGGGTTTCCCCCGCCAGGTCATCTGTTTCATGGGCGGATATGCGTACGGGTTTGCCCTAGGCTCCATCCTCGGGACCATTGGAACGGGACTGGGTTGCGCCTGCGCATTCTACTATTCCAGACTGGTGGGCCGCTCCTTCATAAAACGCAAATTCGGAGCACGTATCAGCAAGGTGGACGAGTTCCTGAGCCGCAGCCCGTTCAACATGGCGCTGACCATTCGTTTCTTCCCACTCGGGAGCAACGTGGCAACCAATGTTCTGGCCGGGGTTACGAGCATCCCGGCAGCGCCTTTTATCCTCGGATCAACACTTGGATATCTTCCGCAGAATGTTGTTTTTGCCCTGTTCGGGTCCGGCGTCAATGTGTCGTCCACAGCTCAGATGATTCTGGCAGTCGCCCTTTTTATCGCTTCTTCCCTGCTGGGGTTCAAAATCTACCGCAAATACCGCACACAGGCCGAAGCGGTCGTGGAATAG
- a CDS encoding glycosyltransferase family 2 protein, translated as MQNQYELSLVIPVFNEQDNLLKLMQEIDSALKPLDLSYEVIFIDDGSTDASLAVLKDISETFTEARYISFEENRGQSAAFCAGFDEARAPKVATMDADLQNDPADLPAMLKLYAEGHQMVIGWRMKRRDVWIKRIASKIANSIRNRLTRESVKDTGCSLKIMDTEMVRAIPRFNGMHRFLPTLMKMQGASVSETKVNHRPRHQGVSKYGTLDRAIAGGYDLLGVRWLQSRHFSYKIKERGEKNS; from the coding sequence ATGCAAAACCAATACGAACTATCTCTCGTGATTCCTGTATTCAACGAACAGGACAATTTACTAAAACTGATGCAGGAAATCGATTCGGCCTTGAAGCCGCTTGATCTCTCATATGAAGTCATATTTATAGACGACGGCAGCACCGATGCCAGCCTTGCCGTTCTAAAGGATATTTCAGAAACATTCACCGAAGCCAGATATATTTCCTTTGAAGAAAACAGAGGACAGTCCGCTGCATTCTGCGCTGGATTTGATGAAGCACGCGCTCCGAAGGTTGCCACAATGGATGCGGACCTTCAAAATGACCCCGCAGACCTTCCGGCCATGCTTAAACTCTATGCCGAAGGCCATCAGATGGTCATAGGCTGGCGCATGAAGCGCAGGGATGTATGGATCAAAAGGATAGCATCCAAGATAGCCAACAGCATTCGGAACCGCCTGACCAGAGAATCGGTAAAGGACACCGGCTGCTCGCTTAAAATCATGGATACCGAAATGGTCCGTGCAATTCCAAGGTTCAACGGGATGCACCGGTTCCTGCCCACCCTGATGAAGATGCAGGGGGCATCGGTATCGGAAACAAAGGTTAACCACAGGCCCAGACATCAGGGAGTATCCAAATACGGAACTCTGGACCGGGCCATTGCAGGCGGTTACGACCTGTTAGGTGTCCGCTGGCTCCAGAGCAGACATTTCAGTTACAAAATCAAAGAACGCGGCGAGAAAAATTCATGA
- a CDS encoding TIGR02285 family protein — protein MKYLLTLLMTIMLPITGLCSDERIEWYYADFPPCTIARGESKGSGFGDMVMKTLQTNLHEYEHTSFEANFSRIIKQLGISNGCCVTLLKTPARKKILEFSQPVIVGLPCGVCILESRLAEFKPFIDKSGYISINRLFEESDMKMGISSGRKYMKAVDDIITRAPNSPKIIKSHDKNVSREHIIALAAGRRVDYVIEYPEVLSWISTHENITNKMKYIPIREADDYIVAYVGCTKNAWGKRVINRINTIINNKYLEGCKERYQDFLAPEDIKRHNEFAAEVFPE, from the coding sequence GTGAAATATTTGTTAACCTTATTGATGACAATAATGCTACCTATAACCGGACTTTGCTCAGATGAACGAATCGAATGGTATTATGCAGACTTTCCGCCATGTACAATTGCAAGAGGAGAATCAAAAGGATCTGGTTTTGGTGATATGGTAATGAAAACTCTGCAAACAAACCTTCATGAATACGAACACACCTCATTCGAAGCCAATTTCTCCAGAATCATTAAACAGCTGGGAATTTCAAATGGTTGCTGCGTAACCTTATTAAAAACTCCTGCTCGAAAAAAAATACTCGAATTCAGCCAACCAGTTATTGTCGGTTTACCGTGCGGTGTTTGTATCCTTGAAAGTCGCCTAGCTGAGTTCAAGCCATTCATCGATAAATCCGGCTATATCTCGATAAACAGATTGTTTGAAGAATCGGACATGAAAATGGGAATTTCGTCAGGGCGGAAATATATGAAAGCCGTAGACGATATTATAACAAGGGCCCCTAACTCACCTAAAATAATAAAAAGTCATGACAAAAATGTATCTCGAGAACACATAATAGCCTTGGCTGCAGGCAGAAGGGTTGATTATGTCATTGAATATCCAGAAGTCTTGTCATGGATATCGACTCACGAAAACATAACAAACAAAATGAAGTATATCCCCATCAGAGAGGCTGACGATTATATAGTTGCATATGTGGGATGTACTAAAAATGCTTGGGGAAAACGAGTCATAAACAGGATAAATACTATCATAAACAATAAATACTTAGAAGGATGCAAGGAAAGGTATCAAGATTTTTTAGCACCAGAAGACATAAAAAGGCACAATGAATTCGCCGCTGAAGTATTTCCGGAGTAG